One window of Opisthocomus hoazin isolate bOpiHoa1 chromosome 15, bOpiHoa1.hap1, whole genome shotgun sequence genomic DNA carries:
- the KCNJ12 gene encoding ATP-sensitive inward rectifier potassium channel 12, with protein sequence MTAGRVNPYSIVSSEEDGLRLTTMPGINGFGNGKIHTRRKCRNRFVKKNGQCNVEFTNMDDKPQRYIADMFTTCVDIRWRYMLLLFSLAFLVSWLLFGLIFWLIALIHGDLENPGGDDTFKPCVLQVNGFVAAFLFSIETQTTIGYGFRCVTEECPLAVFMVVVQSIVGCIIDSFMIGAIMAKMARPKKRAQTLLFSHNAVVAMRDGKLCLMWRVGNLRKSHIVEAHVRAQLIKPRITEEGEYIPLDQIDIDVGFDKGLDRIFLVSPITILHEINEDSPLFGISRQDLETDDFEIVVILEGMVEATAMTTQARSSYLASEILWGHRFEPVLFEEKNQYKVDYSHFHKTYEVPSTPRCSAKDLVENKFLLPSTNSFCYENELAFMSRDEEEEDDDSRGLEDLSPDNRHEFDRLQATIALDQRSYRRESEI encoded by the coding sequence ATGACTGCGGGCAGAGTCAACCCTTACAGCATCGTGTCCTCCGAGGAAGACGGGTTGAGGTTGACCACCATGCCAGGTATCAACGGCTTTGGCAATGGGAAAATCCACACTAGGAGGAAATGCAGGAACAGGTTTGTAAAGAAGAACGGTCAGTGCAATGTGGAGTTCACCAACATGGATGACAAGCCACAGAGGTACATTGCAGACATGTTTACCACGTGCGTTGACATCCGCTGGAGGTATATGCTCTTGCTCTTTTCCCTGGCATTTCTGGTGTCCTGGTTATTGTTTGGGCTGATTTTCTGGCTAATTGCACTCATTCATGGAGACCTAGAAAACCCAGGTGGAGATGATACCTTCAAGCCTTGCGTTCTGCAGGTCAATGGCTTTGTGGCTGCTTTTCTGTTCTCCATTGAGACCCAAACGACTATTGGTTACGGCTTCCGCTGTGTGACAGAGGAGTGCCCGCTTGCAGTCTTCATGGTGGTGGTTCAGTCCATCGTGGGGTGTATAATTGACTCTTTCATGATAGGTGCAATAATGGCAAAGATGGCCAGGCCCAAAAAACGGGCCCAGACATTACTTTTCAGCCATAATGCAGTAGTGGCAATGAGAGATGGAAAACTCTGCCTGATGTGGCGAGTTGGGAACCTCCGGAAAAGCCACATAGTAGAAGCCCACGTACGAGCTCAGCTAATTAAGCCCAGGATCACAGAAGAAGGGGAGTACATACCGCTCGACCAAATAGACATTGACGTGGGGTTTGATAAAGGCTTGGACCGTATCTTCTTGGTGTCCCCCATCACCATTCTCCATGAGATCAACGAAGACAGCCCCTTGTTCGGGATCAGCCGCCAGGACTTGGAGACAGATGACTTTGAGATTGTGGTCATCCTGGAAGGCATGGTAGAAGCCACTGCTATGACGACACAAGCTCGGAGCTCCTACCTGGCCAGCGAGATCCTCTGGGGCCACCGCTTCGAGCCTGTCTTGTTCGAGGAGAAAAACCAGTACAAAGTAGACTATTCCCACTTCCACAAAACCTATGAGGTCCCGTCCACCCCCCGTTGCAGCGCCAAGGACTTGGTGGAGAACAAAttcctgctgcccagcaccaACTCCTTCTGCTATGAGAACGAGCTGGCCTTCATGAGCCGGGACGAGGAAGAAGAAGATGACGACAGCCGGGGATTGGAGGACCTGAGCCCGGACAACAGGCACGAGTTCGATAGGCTTCAAGCCACAATAGCGTTGGATCAGCGGTCGTACAGGAGGGAGTCGGAAATATGA